One window of Channa argus isolate prfri chromosome 4, Channa argus male v1.0, whole genome shotgun sequence genomic DNA carries:
- the ascl1b gene encoding achaete-scute homolog 1b, which translates to METTTITTAQTAFTFGLNERRASISLHAPAHDCAVPVAHANTGAAGYQSKTKVLKRQRSSSPELLRCKRRLSFNGLGYSIPQQQPVAVARRNERERNRVKQVNMGFQTLRQHVPNGAANKKMSKVETLRSAVEYIRALQQLLDEHDAVSAAFQCGLPSPTLSNSYSADPESPHSTYSSDEGGYEPLSSEEQELLDFTTWFDRY; encoded by the coding sequence ATGGAAACTACAACCATTACCACCGCGCAAACTGCATTCACCTTTGGACTTAACGAGAGACGCGCAAGTATCAGCCTGCACGCCCCGGCCCACGACTGCGCTGTCCCCGTGGCGCACGCCAATACCGGCGCTGCTGGCTACCAAAGCAAAACCAAGGTGCTGAAGAGACAGCGCTCCAGCTCACCGGAGCTCCTGCGCTGCAAGCGGCGCCTGAGCTTCAACGGCCTCGGCTACTCCATCCCTCAACAGCAGCCCGTGGCCGTGGCCCGGCGGAACGAAAGAGAGAGGAACCGGGTCAAACAAGTCAACATGGGTTTCCAGACGCTGCGTCAGCATGTGCCCAACGGCGCCGCCAACAAGAAGATGAGCAAAGTGGAGACGCTGAGGTCGGCGGTGGAGTATATCAGAGCGTTACAGCAACTCCTGGACGAGCACGACGCTGTGTCTGCAGCTTTCCAGTGCGGGCTGCCATCACCGACTCTTTCCAACAGCTACTCCGCAGACCCGGAGTCGCCTCACTCCACCTACTCATCAGACGAAGGTGGCTACGAGCCTCTGAGCTCCGAGGAGCAGGAGCTGTTGGACTTTACAACCTGGTTCGACAGGTACTGA
- the irf7 gene encoding interferon regulatory factor 7 isoform X2 yields the protein MQSSPKPQFASWLIEQVKTGQYPGLCYVGQNKFRVPWKHNSRKDCNDEDSKIFRSWAVASGKIKEFPNDKARWKTNFRCALNNLSERFKMIKDNSKNSDDPHKIYEIVNTEHNNEELPTQDSQEDFAMISDIYSSPTEYLPTGNENNLLNNFMALDLGNHPTEEQPWTETYAQPIPVVPGNYLAADEDYSQLLPDQPSYCEVNPPPVLSSPLQPSIYELDISIHYRKREMLNVRVTTGRLQLHYQHEVPGLNAHHLCFPSTGGLLDHKQIDYTNRILNSIQKGLLLEVRDTGIYALRQDRCHVFASTSDPSLAHPDPKTLPQNMLVQLLSFEKYVNELKQFKENNGASPEYTINMCFGEKFPDGKPLEKKLIVVKVVPLICQHFHEMAQMEGASSLHSANVSLQISHNSLYDLINSVFSLPTSEEPARAAAAFFHHM from the exons ATGCAAAG CTCTCCGAAGCCTCAGTTTGCCAGCTGGCTCATAGAGCAGGTCAAGACCGGCCAGTACCCGGGCCTGTGCTATGTGGGCCAAAACAAGTTCAGAGTCCCATGGAAACACAACTCCAGGAAGGACTGCAATGATGAAGACAGTAAAATATTCCGG TCATGGGCAGTGGCAAGTGGTAAAATTAAGGAGTTCCCCAATGACAAGGCCAGGTGGAAAACCAACTTCCGCTGCGCTCTCAACAACCTCTCTGAGCGCTTCAAGATGATAAAGGATAATTCCAAGAATTCTGATGACCCTCATAAAATCTATGAGATCGTCAACACTGAGC ACAACAACGAAGAACTGCCAACGCAAGACTCCCAGGAGGATTTTGCCATGATTTCAGATATCTACAGCTCCCCCACAGAATACCTCCCCACAGGAAATGAG AACAATCTACTTAACAATTTCATGGCCTTAGATCTTGGAAACCATCCAACAG AGGAGCAACCATGGACAGAAACCTATGCCCAGCCCATTCCAGTTGTCCCTGGAAACTATCTTGCTGCAGATGAGGACTACTCACAGCTTTTACCAGATCAGCCGTCTTACTGTGAGG taaaccCTCCACCAGTCCTCAGCTCACCACTGCAGCCATCTATATATGAGCTAGACATCTCCATCCACTAcaggaaaagagaaatgttaaatgtcagaGTTACAACGGGTCGTCTCCAGCTCCACTATCAGCACGAGGTTCCTGGGCTCAACGCGCATCATCTCTGCTTCCCCTCCACTGGTGGCCTGCTGGACCACAAACAG ATTGATTACACCAACCGCATCCTAAACAGCATACAGAAAGGTCTACTCCTGGAGGTTCGAGATACTGGTATCTATGCATTGAGGCAAGACAGATGCCATGTGTTTGCCAGCACCAGTGATCCGAGTTTGGCTCATCCAGACCCTAAAACACTGCCTCAAAACATGTTAGTGCAGCTCCTCAGCTTTGAGAAGTATGTAAATG AACTAAAACAGTTTAAGGAGAACAATGGTGCCTCCCCTGAGTACACCATTAACATGTGCTTTGGAGAGAAATTTCCTGATGGAAAACCTCTGGAGAAGAAACTTATTGTTGTCAAG GTGGTACCTTTGATCTGTCAACACTTCCATGAGATGGCCCAAATGGAGGGGGCCTCATCTCTTCACAGCGCCAACGTCAGCCTACAGATCTCACACAACAGCCTCTATGATCTTATTAATTCTGTCTTTAGCCTGCCAACATCTGAAGAGCCAGCACGGGCAGCTGCAGCTTTCTTTCATCACATGTGA
- the irf7 gene encoding interferon regulatory factor 7 isoform X1: MFPLSSPKPQFASWLIEQVKTGQYPGLCYVGQNKFRVPWKHNSRKDCNDEDSKIFRSWAVASGKIKEFPNDKARWKTNFRCALNNLSERFKMIKDNSKNSDDPHKIYEIVNTEHNNEELPTQDSQEDFAMISDIYSSPTEYLPTGNENNLLNNFMALDLGNHPTEEQPWTETYAQPIPVVPGNYLAADEDYSQLLPDQPSYCEVNPPPVLSSPLQPSIYELDISIHYRKREMLNVRVTTGRLQLHYQHEVPGLNAHHLCFPSTGGLLDHKQIDYTNRILNSIQKGLLLEVRDTGIYALRQDRCHVFASTSDPSLAHPDPKTLPQNMLVQLLSFEKYVNELKQFKENNGASPEYTINMCFGEKFPDGKPLEKKLIVVKVVPLICQHFHEMAQMEGASSLHSANVSLQISHNSLYDLINSVFSLPTSEEPARAAAAFFHHM; the protein is encoded by the exons ATGTTTCCTCTCAGCTCTCCGAAGCCTCAGTTTGCCAGCTGGCTCATAGAGCAGGTCAAGACCGGCCAGTACCCGGGCCTGTGCTATGTGGGCCAAAACAAGTTCAGAGTCCCATGGAAACACAACTCCAGGAAGGACTGCAATGATGAAGACAGTAAAATATTCCGG TCATGGGCAGTGGCAAGTGGTAAAATTAAGGAGTTCCCCAATGACAAGGCCAGGTGGAAAACCAACTTCCGCTGCGCTCTCAACAACCTCTCTGAGCGCTTCAAGATGATAAAGGATAATTCCAAGAATTCTGATGACCCTCATAAAATCTATGAGATCGTCAACACTGAGC ACAACAACGAAGAACTGCCAACGCAAGACTCCCAGGAGGATTTTGCCATGATTTCAGATATCTACAGCTCCCCCACAGAATACCTCCCCACAGGAAATGAG AACAATCTACTTAACAATTTCATGGCCTTAGATCTTGGAAACCATCCAACAG AGGAGCAACCATGGACAGAAACCTATGCCCAGCCCATTCCAGTTGTCCCTGGAAACTATCTTGCTGCAGATGAGGACTACTCACAGCTTTTACCAGATCAGCCGTCTTACTGTGAGG taaaccCTCCACCAGTCCTCAGCTCACCACTGCAGCCATCTATATATGAGCTAGACATCTCCATCCACTAcaggaaaagagaaatgttaaatgtcagaGTTACAACGGGTCGTCTCCAGCTCCACTATCAGCACGAGGTTCCTGGGCTCAACGCGCATCATCTCTGCTTCCCCTCCACTGGTGGCCTGCTGGACCACAAACAG ATTGATTACACCAACCGCATCCTAAACAGCATACAGAAAGGTCTACTCCTGGAGGTTCGAGATACTGGTATCTATGCATTGAGGCAAGACAGATGCCATGTGTTTGCCAGCACCAGTGATCCGAGTTTGGCTCATCCAGACCCTAAAACACTGCCTCAAAACATGTTAGTGCAGCTCCTCAGCTTTGAGAAGTATGTAAATG AACTAAAACAGTTTAAGGAGAACAATGGTGCCTCCCCTGAGTACACCATTAACATGTGCTTTGGAGAGAAATTTCCTGATGGAAAACCTCTGGAGAAGAAACTTATTGTTGTCAAG GTGGTACCTTTGATCTGTCAACACTTCCATGAGATGGCCCAAATGGAGGGGGCCTCATCTCTTCACAGCGCCAACGTCAGCCTACAGATCTCACACAACAGCCTCTATGATCTTATTAATTCTGTCTTTAGCCTGCCAACATCTGAAGAGCCAGCACGGGCAGCTGCAGCTTTCTTTCATCACATGTGA